Proteins encoded together in one Bos indicus isolate NIAB-ARS_2022 breed Sahiwal x Tharparkar chromosome 3, NIAB-ARS_B.indTharparkar_mat_pri_1.0, whole genome shotgun sequence window:
- the BTBD19 gene encoding BTB/POZ domain-containing protein 19 isoform X2, whose protein sequence is METPGLVVHGEAAPFSTALRSLVNNPLYSDVRFVVGQERQEVFAHRCLLACRCNFFQRLLSSEPGPGVPSPVVLSTVPAEAFLAVLEFLYTNSAKLQRHSVTVSFPLSLMGAVHTLPHTPANVERNVHQYRKKYGYLSQLCLEFVVKALDVELVCEALQVAVTFGLGQLQERCVAFIEAHSQETLRTRGFLELSAPALLPLLRSDKLCVDEAELVLAARSWARVGAAVLERPVAEVAAPVVRELRLALLAPAELSALEEQNRREPLIPVEQIVEAWKCHALRRGDAARGTPCRRRRGTLPREHHRFLDLPFK, encoded by the exons ATGGAGACCCCAGGACTGGTTGTGCATGGGGAGGCCGCGCCTTTTTCCACAGCACTCCGGAGCCTCGTCAACAACCCCTTATACAG TGATGTTCGCTTTGTGGTTGGTCAAGAACGGCAGGAGGTGTTTGCCCACCGGTGCTTGCTGGCGTGTAGATGCAACTTCTTCCAGCGACTTCTGAGCTCAGAGCCAGGCCCTGGGGTGCCTAGCCCTGTGGTGCTGAGTACCGTGCCAGCTGAGGCCTTCCTGGCAGTGCTGGAGTTTCTGTATACCAACAGTGCCAAGCTGCAACGCCACTCTGTGA CCGTCTCCTTTCCCCTGTCTCTTATGGGCGCGGTTCACACCCTGCCTCACACACCCGCTAACGTGGAGAGGAATGTGCACCAATACAGAAAGAAGTATGGGTATCT TTCCCAGCTGTGCCTGGAGTTTGTGGTGAAGGCACTGGACGTGGAGCTGGTTTGCGAGGCCCTGCAG GTTGCTGTAACCTTTGGCCTGGGACAGCTGCAGGAGCGTTGTGTGGCTTTCATTGAGGCCCACAGCCAG GAGACCCTCCGGACCCGTGGTTTCCTGGAGCTGTCCGCGCCCGCGTTGCTGCCCCTGCTGCGTAGCGACAAGCTGTGTGTGGACGAGGCCGAGCTGGTCCTGGCAGCCCGGAGTTGGGCGCGCGTGGgcgcg GCGGTGCTAGAGCGGCCTGTGGCCGAGGTGGCGGCCCCGGTGGTGCGGGAGCTGAGACTGGCCTTGCTGGCTCCGGCAGAGCTGAGCGCCCTGGAAGAACAGAACCGGCGGGAGCCGCTCATCCCG GTGGAACAGATCGTGGAGGCGTGGAAGTGTCATGCTCTGCGGAGAGGGGATGCGGCCCGGGGCACCCCGTGCCGCCGCCGGAGGGGCACTCTGCCCCGGGAGCATCATCGCTTTTTGGATCTGCCCTTTAAGTGA
- the BTBD19 gene encoding BTB/POZ domain-containing protein 19 isoform X1 — protein METPGLVVHGEAAPFSTALRSLVNNPLYSDVRFVVGQERQEVFAHRCLLACRCNFFQRLLSSEPGPGVPSPVVLSTVPAEAFLAVLEFLYTNSAKLQRHSVLEVLTAAVEYGLEELRELCLEFVVKALDVELVCEALQVAVTFGLGQLQERCVAFIEAHSQETLRTRGFLELSAPALLPLLRSDKLCVDEAELVLAARSWARVGAAVLERPVAEVAAPVVRELRLALLAPAELSALEEQNRREPLIPVEQIVEAWKCHALRRGDAARGTPCRRRRGTLPREHHRFLDLPFK, from the exons ATGGAGACCCCAGGACTGGTTGTGCATGGGGAGGCCGCGCCTTTTTCCACAGCACTCCGGAGCCTCGTCAACAACCCCTTATACAG TGATGTTCGCTTTGTGGTTGGTCAAGAACGGCAGGAGGTGTTTGCCCACCGGTGCTTGCTGGCGTGTAGATGCAACTTCTTCCAGCGACTTCTGAGCTCAGAGCCAGGCCCTGGGGTGCCTAGCCCTGTGGTGCTGAGTACCGTGCCAGCTGAGGCCTTCCTGGCAGTGCTGGAGTTTCTGTATACCAACAGTGCCAAGCTGCAACGCCACTCT GTGCTTGAGGTGTTGACAGCGGCTGTGGAGTATGGGCTGGAGGAACTTCGAGAG CTGTGCCTGGAGTTTGTGGTGAAGGCACTGGACGTGGAGCTGGTTTGCGAGGCCCTGCAG GTTGCTGTAACCTTTGGCCTGGGACAGCTGCAGGAGCGTTGTGTGGCTTTCATTGAGGCCCACAGCCAG GAGACCCTCCGGACCCGTGGTTTCCTGGAGCTGTCCGCGCCCGCGTTGCTGCCCCTGCTGCGTAGCGACAAGCTGTGTGTGGACGAGGCCGAGCTGGTCCTGGCAGCCCGGAGTTGGGCGCGCGTGGgcgcg GCGGTGCTAGAGCGGCCTGTGGCCGAGGTGGCGGCCCCGGTGGTGCGGGAGCTGAGACTGGCCTTGCTGGCTCCGGCAGAGCTGAGCGCCCTGGAAGAACAGAACCGGCGGGAGCCGCTCATCCCG GTGGAACAGATCGTGGAGGCGTGGAAGTGTCATGCTCTGCGGAGAGGGGATGCGGCCCGGGGCACCCCGTGCCGCCGCCGGAGGGGCACTCTGCCCCGGGAGCATCATCGCTTTTTGGATCTGCCCTTTAAGTGA
- the DYNLT4 gene encoding dynein light chain Tctex-type 4, whose protein sequence is MAGRPVAPGRQEEEEAKDHGLKLSAARPLGHLPSIDGTRPAGLGPASRRGSVLGPVLSFSRRNSLAGPSAGPGGRRPSLGPVPPLGSRVSFSGLPLAPARRMAPSYRTEPAPGERWETARAQQALEAALAEGLRDACYSGAEAGRLAQELCELVRRRLRELSPPRYKLVCSVVLGQRAGQGVRVVSRALWDAACDGLASAAVTNASLFAVATVHGLYCE, encoded by the coding sequence ATGGCTGGCAGGCCTGTGGCCCCCGGacgccaggaggaggaggaggccaaaGATCATGGGCTGAAACTATCAGCAGCGCGGCCTCTAGGCCACCTGCCCAGCATTGATGGAACCCGACCAGCTGGCCTGGGCCCGGCCTCCCGCCGTGGCTCCGTGCTAGGTCCGGTCTTGTCCTTTTCACGCCGCAACTCACTGGCTGGGCCAAGTGCAGGCCCTGGGGGTCGACGCCCATCCCTGGGCCCCGTGCCCCCTCTAGGCTCGCGAGTCAGCTTCTCTGGCTTGCCCCTGGCACCCGCCCGCCGGATGGCACCCTCGTACCGCACGGAGCCAGCGCCGGGGGAGCGCTGGGAGACTGCGCGCGCACAGCAGGCCCTGGAGGCAGCGTTGGCCGAGGGACTGCGGGACGCATGCTACTCAGGCGCGGAGGCCGGGCGGCTGGCGCAGGAGCTGTGCGAGCTGGTGCGCAGGCGCCTGCGCGAGCTCAGCCCGCCGCGCTACAAGCTGGTGTGCAGCGTGGTGCTGGGGCAGCGCGCGGGCCAGGGCGTCCGCGTGGTCAGCCGCGCGCTCTGGGACGCCGCGTGCGACGGGTTGGCCTCGGCTGCCGTCACCAACGCCTCGCTCTTCGCCGTGGCCACGGTCCACGGACTCTACTGCGAGTGA
- the PLK3 gene encoding serine/threonine-protein kinase PLK3 isoform X2 → MEPAAGLLSPRPFPRAAAPPAPPAGPGPPGSPKPGSEPEVLAETPAPDPGRLITDPRSGRTYFKGRLLGKGGFARCYEATDTETGNAYAVKVISQSRITKPHQREKILNEIELHRGLQHRHIVRFSHHFEDADNIYIFLELCSRKSLAHIWKARHTLLEPEVRYYLRQILSGLKYLHQRGILHRDLKLGNFFITENMELKMGDFGLATRLEPPEHRKKYTLLCGSPPFETVDLKETYRCIKQVHYTLPASLSLPARQLLAAILRASPQDRPSIDQILRHDFFTKGYTPDRLPVSSCVTVPDLTPLNPARILFVKVTKSLFGRKKNKNKNRPEERDEVSCLVNGLTRTSIGHQDARPEAPAASGPAPLSLVETAPEDSSPRGTLASSGDGFEEGLTVATVVESALCALRNCLAFMPPAEQNPAPLAQPEPLVWVSKWVDYSNKFGFGYQLSSRRVAVLFNNGTHMALSANRKTVHYNPTSTKHFSFSVGAVPRALQPQLGVLKYFASYMEQRLMKGGDLPSVEEVEVPVPPLLLQWVKTDQALLMLFSDGTIQVNFYGDHTKLILSGWEPLLVTFVARNRSACTYLASHLQQLGCSPDLRQRLHYALRLLRDRCPV, encoded by the exons ATGGAGCCCGCGGCCGGCTTATTGTCCCCGCGACCCTTCCCTCGTGCGGCCGCCCCGCCAGCGCCCCCGGCCGGACCCGGGCCGCCTGGAAGTCCCAAGCCTGGATCTGAGCCAGAGGTGCTGGCCGAGACTCCGGCACCGGACCCTGGGCGCCTCATCACCGACCCGCGGAGCGGCCGCACCTACTTCAAAGGCCGCCTGTTGGGCAAG GGGGGCTTTGCCCGCTGCTACGAGGCCACTGACACAGAGACCGGCAATGCCTACGCGGTCAAAGTCATCTCGCAGAGCCGCATTACCAAGCCGCATCAGCGTGAGAAG ATCCTAAACGAGATTGAGCTGCACCGCGGCCTGCAGCACCGCCACATCGTGCGTTTCTCGCACCACTTTGAGGATGCTGACAACATATACATTTTCCTGGAGCTCTGCAGCCGAAAG TCCCTGGCCCACATCTGGAAGGCCCGGCACACCCTGTTGGAGCCAGAGGTGCGCTACTACCTTCGGCAGATCCTTTCCGGACTCAAGTACTTGCACCAGCGGGGCATCTTGCACCGGGACCTCAAGCTAG GAAATTTTTTTATCACTGAAAACATGGAACTGAAGATGGGGGATTTTGGACTGGCAACCCGGTTGGAGCCCCCAGAGCATAGGAAGAA GTACACGCTGCTATGTGGGAGTCCCCCCTTTGAGACCGTTGACCTGAAGGAGACGTACCGCTGCATCAAGCAGGTTCACTACACGCTGCCTGCCAGCCTCTCATTGCCTGCCCGGCAGCTCCTGGCCGCCATCCTTCGAGCTTCACCCCAAGACCGCCCCTCAATTGACCAGATCCTGCGCCACGACTTCTTTACCAAG GGCTACACCCCGGACCGGCTCCCTGTCAGCAGCTGTGTGACAGTCCCAGACCTGACACCCCTTAACCCAGCTAGGATTCTGTTTGTCAAAGTTACCAAGAGCCTCTTTGGGAGAAAGAAGAATAAGA ATAAGAACCGTCCGGAGGAGCGGGACGAGGTCTCCTGTTTGGTGAATGGCCTCACTCGGACGTCCATCGGCCATCAGGATGCCAGGCCCGAG GCTCCAGCAGCTTCAGGTCCAGCCCCCCTCAGCCTGGTAGAGACAGCACCTGAAGACAGTTCACCCCGTGGGACGCTGGCAAGCAGTGGAGATG GGTTTGAAGAAGGTCTGACTGTGGCCACAGTGGTGGAGTCAGCCCTCTGTGCTCTGAGAAACTGCCTGGCCTTCATGCCCCCAG CTGAACAGAACCCAGCTCCCCTGGCACAACCAGAACCTCTGGTGTGGGTCAGCAAGTGGGTTGACTACTCcaacaagtttggctttgggtaTCAACTGTCCAGCCGCCGTGTGGCTGTGCTCTTCAACAACGGCACACACATGGCCCTGTCGGCCAACAGAAA GACTGTGCACTACAACCCCACCAGCACTAAGCACTTCTCCTTCTCTGTGGGTGCCGTGCCTCGGGCTCTGCAGCCTCAGCTGGGTGTCCTGAAGTATTTCGCCTCCTACATGGAGCAGCGCCTCATGAAG GGTGGAGATCTGCCCAGTGTGGAAGAGGTGGAGGTGCCTGTGCCCCCACTCCTACTGCAGTGGGTCAAGACCGATCAGGCCCTACTCATGCTCTTTAGTGATGGCACCATTCAG GTGAACTTCTACGGAGACCACACCAAGCTGATCCTCAGTGGCTGGGAGCCCCTCCTTGTGACTTTCGTGGCCCGCAATCGCAGTGCTTGTACTTACCTCGCTTCCCACCTTCAGCAGCTGGGCTGCTCCCCAGATCTGCGGCAGCGGCTTCACTATGCTCTGCGCCTGCTCCGGGACCGCTGCCCGGTCTAG
- the PLK3 gene encoding serine/threonine-protein kinase PLK3 isoform X1: MEPAAGLLSPRPFPRAAAPPAPPAGPGPPGSPKPGSEPEVLAETPAPDPGRLITDPRSGRTYFKGRLLGKGGFARCYEATDTETGNAYAVKVISQSRITKPHQREKILNEIELHRGLQHRHIVRFSHHFEDADNIYIFLELCSRKSLAHIWKARHTLLEPEVRYYLRQILSGLKYLHQRGILHRDLKLGNFFITENMELKMGDFGLATRLEPPEHRKKTICGTPNYVAPEVLQRQGHGPEADVWSLGCVMYTLLCGSPPFETVDLKETYRCIKQVHYTLPASLSLPARQLLAAILRASPQDRPSIDQILRHDFFTKGYTPDRLPVSSCVTVPDLTPLNPARILFVKVTKSLFGRKKNKNKNRPEERDEVSCLVNGLTRTSIGHQDARPEAPAASGPAPLSLVETAPEDSSPRGTLASSGDGFEEGLTVATVVESALCALRNCLAFMPPAEQNPAPLAQPEPLVWVSKWVDYSNKFGFGYQLSSRRVAVLFNNGTHMALSANRKTVHYNPTSTKHFSFSVGAVPRALQPQLGVLKYFASYMEQRLMKGGDLPSVEEVEVPVPPLLLQWVKTDQALLMLFSDGTIQVNFYGDHTKLILSGWEPLLVTFVARNRSACTYLASHLQQLGCSPDLRQRLHYALRLLRDRCPV, from the exons ATGGAGCCCGCGGCCGGCTTATTGTCCCCGCGACCCTTCCCTCGTGCGGCCGCCCCGCCAGCGCCCCCGGCCGGACCCGGGCCGCCTGGAAGTCCCAAGCCTGGATCTGAGCCAGAGGTGCTGGCCGAGACTCCGGCACCGGACCCTGGGCGCCTCATCACCGACCCGCGGAGCGGCCGCACCTACTTCAAAGGCCGCCTGTTGGGCAAG GGGGGCTTTGCCCGCTGCTACGAGGCCACTGACACAGAGACCGGCAATGCCTACGCGGTCAAAGTCATCTCGCAGAGCCGCATTACCAAGCCGCATCAGCGTGAGAAG ATCCTAAACGAGATTGAGCTGCACCGCGGCCTGCAGCACCGCCACATCGTGCGTTTCTCGCACCACTTTGAGGATGCTGACAACATATACATTTTCCTGGAGCTCTGCAGCCGAAAG TCCCTGGCCCACATCTGGAAGGCCCGGCACACCCTGTTGGAGCCAGAGGTGCGCTACTACCTTCGGCAGATCCTTTCCGGACTCAAGTACTTGCACCAGCGGGGCATCTTGCACCGGGACCTCAAGCTAG GAAATTTTTTTATCACTGAAAACATGGAACTGAAGATGGGGGATTTTGGACTGGCAACCCGGTTGGAGCCCCCAGAGCATAGGAAGAA GACCATCTGTGGTACCCCCAACTATGTGGCCCCAGAAGTGCTGCAGAGACAGGGCCACGGCCCGGAGGCAGATGTGTGGTCCCTGGGCTGTGTCAT GTACACGCTGCTATGTGGGAGTCCCCCCTTTGAGACCGTTGACCTGAAGGAGACGTACCGCTGCATCAAGCAGGTTCACTACACGCTGCCTGCCAGCCTCTCATTGCCTGCCCGGCAGCTCCTGGCCGCCATCCTTCGAGCTTCACCCCAAGACCGCCCCTCAATTGACCAGATCCTGCGCCACGACTTCTTTACCAAG GGCTACACCCCGGACCGGCTCCCTGTCAGCAGCTGTGTGACAGTCCCAGACCTGACACCCCTTAACCCAGCTAGGATTCTGTTTGTCAAAGTTACCAAGAGCCTCTTTGGGAGAAAGAAGAATAAGA ATAAGAACCGTCCGGAGGAGCGGGACGAGGTCTCCTGTTTGGTGAATGGCCTCACTCGGACGTCCATCGGCCATCAGGATGCCAGGCCCGAG GCTCCAGCAGCTTCAGGTCCAGCCCCCCTCAGCCTGGTAGAGACAGCACCTGAAGACAGTTCACCCCGTGGGACGCTGGCAAGCAGTGGAGATG GGTTTGAAGAAGGTCTGACTGTGGCCACAGTGGTGGAGTCAGCCCTCTGTGCTCTGAGAAACTGCCTGGCCTTCATGCCCCCAG CTGAACAGAACCCAGCTCCCCTGGCACAACCAGAACCTCTGGTGTGGGTCAGCAAGTGGGTTGACTACTCcaacaagtttggctttgggtaTCAACTGTCCAGCCGCCGTGTGGCTGTGCTCTTCAACAACGGCACACACATGGCCCTGTCGGCCAACAGAAA GACTGTGCACTACAACCCCACCAGCACTAAGCACTTCTCCTTCTCTGTGGGTGCCGTGCCTCGGGCTCTGCAGCCTCAGCTGGGTGTCCTGAAGTATTTCGCCTCCTACATGGAGCAGCGCCTCATGAAG GGTGGAGATCTGCCCAGTGTGGAAGAGGTGGAGGTGCCTGTGCCCCCACTCCTACTGCAGTGGGTCAAGACCGATCAGGCCCTACTCATGCTCTTTAGTGATGGCACCATTCAG GTGAACTTCTACGGAGACCACACCAAGCTGATCCTCAGTGGCTGGGAGCCCCTCCTTGTGACTTTCGTGGCCCGCAATCGCAGTGCTTGTACTTACCTCGCTTCCCACCTTCAGCAGCTGGGCTGCTCCCCAGATCTGCGGCAGCGGCTTCACTATGCTCTGCGCCTGCTCCGGGACCGCTGCCCGGTCTAG